The segment CACATTGTCCGCATGATTCGATCATAATTGGCCCGCCGAAAGGCAGCTTGCACTTGATACAAATTTCACTGCCCTCAGTAATTCCCAAGTCCAGCAGCCTCCTTTGCACCAGCCCGTCAACAAGGGAAATGTCTTTGATAGTTGCTTTTTCACCAGTCTTTAATTGAGCCAGCATCATGATCACCCTTATAATTTCATTTTCTTTTATTATAGATTCCAACTCTAATTGAGAATGATTATCTTTATTATAGATTTATTTTAACATCCTTTTTGTCCATTGAATAGGTTGATGTTGCTGCGTTTGTGAATATTGTGTTAAACATGGTCAATGAAAAATAAGGCCAACCCGGTTGGATTTTGGCAAAAGAAAACTGCCGGAGGAGGCTCCCCGGCAGTTTTCTTACTGATGGAATTGTTAACTAAATACTTTCACGGTTTGCTAGCATAGGAATATTTACCAATACCCCGTTTATCCGGCTCTTTCGTCCGAGATCAATTCCTTATCGGAATCTTCCGCTTGGAAGTTCCGTTTGTTGAAGCCTTTATAATAATAGACCGCTGTCAATAGCCCAAGCCAGATCGGGCCAACGATTACCGCAATCCTTGTATCAGCGCTGTAAGCCATAAGCGCTACGACGAATGCCAGGAATGCAAGTGCGATATAGGAAGTGTAAGGATAGAGCGGAAGCTTATACTTCAATCCCGCTACTTCTTTCGGCGTGAGGCTCTTCCTGTATTTCAGCTGAGACAGGAGGATGACTCCCCAAGTCCAGATGGCCCCGAATGTTGCCACACTTGTGACAATCATAAACACCCTTCCCGGCACAAAATAGTTCAGGATGACGCCCACAAGCAGGACAGTTGCAGATGCTATGATGGCCAGCCCAGGTACTCCAGATTTAGTAACATTTCCAAACTTTTTAGGTGCTTCACCGTGGCCAGCCAGGTTAAACAGCATCCTCGCTGTGCTGAAAATCCCGCTATTACATGATGATAAGGCGGCAGTGAGGACGACAAAGTTAATGATTCCCGCAGCTGCCGGGATGCCGATCTGTTCGAACGTTAAAACAAAAGGGCTCCCTTTTGTGCCAATCTCGGCCCAAGGATAAATGGACATAATGACGAACAGCGCGCCGACGTAAAAGATAAGGATACGCCAAAATACGGTGTCGATTGCTCTTGAAAGGGATTTTTCGGGATTCTTTACTTCTCCCGCAGTTACACCTATCATCTCAATGCCAAGGTAGGCGAACAATACCATCTGCAAGGATAAAAGTACCCCTTTTATCCCGTTGGGGAACAATCCTCCATTGCTCCAAAGATTGCTGATCCCTGTTGCTATGCCGCCATTTCCGATTCCGAACGCAATCATGCCAACACCAACTACGATCATTGCGATGATTGTGACAATCTTGATTAGCGCAAACCAGAACTCCAATTCACCGTATGCTTTGACGGCAAGAAAGTTAACCGATGCCATGATGACAAGGGCTGCCAAAGCCCAAATCCACCGTTTAACATCCGGGAACCAGTATTCCATATATACACCAACAGCTGTTATTTCGGCCATGCAAGTGACAACCCAGAGAAACCAGTAGTTCCAGCCGGTAATGTATCCAGCCAACGGGCCGAGATAATCCCTTGCATATTGGCTGAAAGATCCCGCTACCGGCTTCTGGATCGCCATCTCACCAAGCGCCCTCATAATAAAAAACATGATAAGCCCAGCAAAAGCATAACCAATTAAGATTCCAGGTCCAGCCATCTTAATCGCTGTTGCAGATCCTAAAAACAACCCTACCCCAATTGCCGCCCCAAGTGACATTAAGGTGATATGCCTTTCTTCGAGTCCTCTGTGCAGTGTTTTTCCCTCAGTCGCTCTGTTCATGCTTTATCCCCCTGTATTTTGGCCTTGCCGGATTTTCCGCCCTCTTTTTTACCCCATATAAAAAAGTTTAAATCCTTTTTGGCCAAATTAATTTCTCCCATTTCTATTTTTACAATCGTAAAAAAATAGACTTATTACCAGGACCTATCGGCATGTTCGTTTTGATATAATTGTTACTATACAGCCAATCCCCCAGATTGGCTGTTAAAAAAAATAAATTTTAATGTTATTTTTATGCCCTTTCCCCTCCTGCCTGCGAGTAATTGGTAGCGCTTTCAAATAATTTGGTTATTTCTTGAAACGATTGTAACATGTCCGAAAAACAGATATTTTGTGGAATATATAAAAAATTATCTTCTTCACTTGTGGAAATCTACAATTACAAGCCTGGTGACAGGCAAGGTTTTAGGAGGTGGCTTTTTTGCCCGGACTTGTAAAAGATATGTTTAAAACGACGTTTGACAGCCTTGAGGAATTCGCCGAGACGATCAGTATTGCCATTCAATGCCCTATTACAATTGAAGATGCAAATCACCGGCTTATCGCTTACAGCAGCCATAATGAACAGACTGACACAGCCCGGATTTCGACGATTATCAGCCGGCGGGTTCCGGAAAAGGTTGTCAACCAGCTTTGGAAAGACGGTACAATACCGGCCCTCCTCAAAACCTCCGACCCCGTCCGCGTCAGGTGCAATCAAGAAATCGGCCTTGGGGACAGGGTGGCCATTTCCATCCGGAATCAGGAAGAGCTGCTGGGCTTTATTTGGGCTCTTGAGGTTGGCAGGACACTTGGAGAAGAAGAAATGCGTCTTTTAAAAAGTGCCGCGGATGCCGCGAAAAGCAAACTGCTTCAACTGCAAATCCGCAAAAATAAGAAGGAAGACAGAAAGCAGGAGTTTTTTTGGAAGCTTCTGACGGGCCATCTGAAGGAAGAAGAGGAAATTAATGAAAATTGCAATCTCCTTCAGTTAAATTCCTCCTTTCCGTTTGTCATCGCGGCATTTGACTTTGGCAGGAATATCTCAACCCAGGAAGAAAAGAGAATTACTTATTTACTGTATACCTTTTCTGATATCAAACCTATTCTGCATACCATTGATTGCAATTTGCTGATTTTATTGATTGCGGTGAACCAGGGCAGTGGCAACTCCGATATTACAGGAAAGTTCTATGGATCTTTTGCAGGAAAAATCGCCAGCCATATTGGTACCCAAGTTTCAATAAGGCCTGCCTTCAGCTCTCCACACCGGGATTACCGGGATACGGAAAAGGCTTATAAGGAAGCTTTGGCAGTCCTTTCGATTAAAAAAAAGTTCCCGAATGAAACCGGAAAAATCCACAGCTATCAAAAACTCGGCATCTATCAATTAATGGATATCGTCCTGGAAAAGCGGAAGGATACAAGTTATGAAAATCCTTCCCTTTCGAGGCTAAGGGAGTACGATCTTAAACATCATACGAATCTTGAAGAGACACTTGAAGTGTTTTTGTCTGCGGACTCGAATGCAAATGATGCGGCCAAAGCACTGAATATCCATGCCAATACACTTAACTACAGGCTAAAACGTATTTCGGAAATCGGGGAAATAAACTTCAAGGACCCTAATCAGAAGTTCCTCCTTTATTTGGACTTGAAGCTGGCGAAATTCTAAACGTCCCTCCTTTTGTGCAAAATCACAAAAGGAGGACGTTTCTTTTTTTATTCTTTACAATGAATTAATAGTCAAAACCTTTTATACTGATTTCATACCAAAATGAATGGTGATTACAAAGGGGAGGTAACAGAAATGATTATTGGGGTTCCTAAAGAAATTAAAAACAATGAGAACCGGGTGGCATTAACCCCGGCAGGAGTCGTTTCTTTCACAAAAGCAGGGCATAAGGTCATCATCGAAAAGAATGCAGGCCTTGGGAGCGGATTTGCAAATGAAACATATGAAGAAGCTGGCGCCGAATTAATTGAAAGCGCTTCCTCGGTATGGTCGCAAGCTGACATGATCATGAAAGTGAAAGAACCACTTGAGAGTGAGTATGGATATTTCCGCCAAGGTTTAATTCTGTTCACTTATTTACATCTGGCCGCCGAGCCGGCATTGGCGAAAGCATTGACTGAAAAAGGGGTCATCGCGATTGCTTATGAGACGGTAGAGGTCAATCGGACCCTTCCGCTGCTGACGCCAATGAGTGAGGTTGCAGGCAGGATGGCGGCGCAAATCGGCGCGCAATTTTTGCAAAAGACAAACGGAGGACTCGGAATCCTTCTTTCGGGAGTCCCTGGTGTCAATCGCGGTAAGGTCACAATTATCGGCGGCGGTATTGTCGGAACGAATGCAGCAAAAATGGCTGTCGGGCTCGGAGCTGATGTGACAATCATTGATTTGAATGCGGAGCGCCTCCGCCAGCTCGATGATATTTTCGGAACACAAATTAAAACGCTAATGTCCAATCCTTTCAATATAGCCGAAGCAGTTAAAGAGGCGGACCTGGTTATTGGCGCGGTGCTTATTCCAGGCGCTAAAGCACCAAAGCTTGTGACTGAAGAAATGGTAAAAAGCATGAAGCCAGGTGCTGTCATTGTCGATGTCGCAATTGACCAGGGCGGGATTTTTGAAACAAGCGACCATGTAACAACCCATGACAACCCTATTTACATCAAGCATGGCGTTGTCCATTATTCAGTAGCCAATATGCCAGGCGCAGTTCCAAGGACATCGACGATCGCATTGACAAATGTGACGGTTCCCTATGCTCTTCAAATTGCCAATAAAGGGGTTTTCAAAGCGATTGTGGATAATCCCCACTTAAAGCCTGGAGTCAACACTGCCAATGGCGAAGTAACCTACGAGGCAGTGGCCAGGGATCTTGGTTACACGTATATGCCGGTTGAAACTGCCCTGGAAAAAGAATTGTCTTCCATCTAAAAAGATACCATTCTAAATAACCGAATCTTAATGCTCAGAAAAGAAACTGTCCCTCGTCTCGCTGGAGGGGCAGTTTTTAAAAGGGGGATTTTTGAGTGAAGATTGACAGTTTCAGGGATACATGGGCCGAAGTTTCACTTGAAGCAGTGAGAGGCAATCTTCGGCAGTTTAAGAAGTTTATCGGCGGAGAAATAAAACTGATGGCAGTCGTTAAAGCGGATGGCTACGGCCATGGGGCGGTCCAGGTTGCTAATGCGGCATTATCGGCAGGCGCGGACTATTTGGCTGTTGCCATTTTGGACGAAGCAATGGAACTGAGAAATGCTGGCATCAGCACTCCCCTGCTTGTCCTTGGCCATACTCCGGAAAGATCGGTACGTACGGCCATCAGCAGCCAAATAACATTGTCAGTGGCAAGTATGGATATGCTTAACTGGATCATTTCGGAGGCAAAGCAATTAAAATTAGAAGCGGTTATTCATTTGAAAATCGATACGGGGATGTCGAGATTTGGGATAACTTCTCAAAAGGAAGCTGTAGAAATCGCCAAGAAAGCCGCCGCTTCCAAGTATATCAGACTGGAAGGCATCTTTACGCACTTCGCAAACGCGGACAACCCGGATACTGCTTATACCCTCCATCAGTTTGAACGGTTTCAGCGTATTTTGGGGAAAATTAGCGATGCTGGCATTGAAATACCTATAAAGCACTGCTGTAACAGCGCGGGAGCAATGAACTTTCCGGCAATGCACCTTGATATGGTCCGTATCGGAATCGCCATGTATGGTTTATATCCTGACGCCTCATTAAAAGCACATCCAATTAAACTGCGCCAGGCACTGTCCGTCAAAACAAAGATTTCCATGGTTAAAAAGGTGCCTGCCGACCGGCCAGTCGGCTATGGGTGCACATGGGCTGCACCGTACGAATCGATTTTGGCGACCTTGCCAATTGGTTATGCAGATGGATTTTCAAGATTGCTTTCAAACCGGGTGAACCTTCTTATAAAAGGGGCCAAGGCGCCGATTGCCGGAAGGGTGTGCATGGATCAAATCATCCTCGACGTTACTGCCATAGTCGATTGCCAACCTGGTGATACAGTCACTATATTTGGCACTGACGGTTCTGCCTTCCAATCGGTTGACGATGTCGCTGCCATCATAGGGACAATAAATTACGAAGTGGTTTGTCTTGTCGGCAAACGGATTCCCCGGATATATACGGATTCGGTGGCCCAAGAACCTTGCAACGACGATTTTGCCGCGCATTATCTGGAATTCGGAGCTATATAAAAAAGGCTCTGCTATTGTTGATTATTGATTTCCACTCCGGGGACATGCTTTCCGCGGGGCGGACCGTGGAGCCTCCTCGGCGTACAAGACGCCTGTTTGTCCAGCTGCAGCGCCTAGCCCCTCGAGGTCGCTTCGGTCCCGAATGTGAAGTCAAAGAACGACTTCCCCTTCTGGCCCTCCAGCGCTTGTCGGGGCTGCCCAAGGCACTTCCGCTTTTCGAGGGGTCTCCACGTGCCGCTACATCCCGCAGGAGTCAGTCCCCTCCATTCCAATCAACTTAGTGAAAATCAACACTCACCTTTAACTAAGCCATAAAAAAGGAAAAGGTCCCCCTTTTCCTTTTTTACTATTATAAGTGGTTGTTAAGTGTTTTTCCTCCACCTTGGCTTGAGATCAGCCTTGGTGAGGCATTAAACACCAGGATGACGATGATCGAACATAAAATCGCGTTTGGCAGCATATACGATCCATTATATAAGAAAGAAAATAGTGCAGCCGGCGTCCCTTCGGGGGCAGAATCGGCAAAAAACACGACGCCTCCGATGAAGTGGGCCATAAACCTCAGCACGCTTCCTAAAAATATCCCTGAAATAATATAGGACATCCAGCGCCGCCTGTTTCCTTCCTCCTTTACCTTTCTGGCAGAGGCCGCAAAAACTCCCGCAAAACCAACAACTGTAAATGCAACAAAATAATCAAGTGCTCCCTGTACCGGATGAATGATGTAAGGAGTGCCGAGGGCTACCTGCAGAAGGCCCAATAAAAATCCGGTAAGCAATCCTCCCTTAACTCCCCATCTGTACGCCATTAAAAAGATTGGTACCATGGCGATTGAAATTGAACCGCCCTGTGCCCAGATTTTAAATGAGAAAAAACCGGCAGCCAGATCAAGCAAATAAGCCAGAGCCGAAAAGATGGCCACCTCTACCAAAAATAATGTCTTCCTTTTTTCCATTCAACGTCTCCCCCTCTTTGTCCGGGACAGAAGCGGTTTTACCGCAGATTCCATCCCTTTTTCGGGTATCCGTTTGAAAGCTTCCTTTAATATGGGGAATGCCTTACAGGCATTTTTGGCCAAATAAAAAAGCAATACAAAAACGCTTTAAAAAGGGTCCTGTATTGCCATTATTGGCAGGCCACATCCCTACGCTAGCGTTAACTAACAGGTTCAAAGGGTCAGAACTCCAAACGTTCACTCTCAGCCGCGCAAGGCAGCTCCCCTTGTGGAAGTATTCAATTGATATCCATCTTTACTATACTATTCTTCCTTGTTTTTGACAATAATAAGCAACGCGGCACTATTACTTACAGGTTCAAAAAATATGCGAACTGGATATCAAACATGGTAAAGTTGATATCGCCTTCCTTTTTTTGTTAAGGTGGATATGGACAAACTTTCAGGGGGACTGCAAATGGATCGGGATAACCAATTAAAAGCAGGAGAAACAGGGGCATGGGTCAGCATCATTGCCTACATTTTACTTGCTTCCTGTAAGCTTGTGGCTGGCCGATATGGTAACTCAGAAGGATTAACCGCGGATG is part of the Bacillus sp. B-jedd genome and harbors:
- a CDS encoding FeoA family protein produces the protein MLAQLKTGEKATIKDISLVDGLVQRRLLDLGITEGSEICIKCKLPFGGPIMIESCGQCVGIRRREAKCIELERV
- a CDS encoding amino acid permease, giving the protein MNRATEGKTLHRGLEERHITLMSLGAAIGVGLFLGSATAIKMAGPGILIGYAFAGLIMFFIMRALGEMAIQKPVAGSFSQYARDYLGPLAGYITGWNYWFLWVVTCMAEITAVGVYMEYWFPDVKRWIWALAALVIMASVNFLAVKAYGELEFWFALIKIVTIIAMIVVGVGMIAFGIGNGGIATGISNLWSNGGLFPNGIKGVLLSLQMVLFAYLGIEMIGVTAGEVKNPEKSLSRAIDTVFWRILIFYVGALFVIMSIYPWAEIGTKGSPFVLTFEQIGIPAAAGIINFVVLTAALSSCNSGIFSTARMLFNLAGHGEAPKKFGNVTKSGVPGLAIIASATVLLVGVILNYFVPGRVFMIVTSVATFGAIWTWGVILLSQLKYRKSLTPKEVAGLKYKLPLYPYTSYIALAFLAFVVALMAYSADTRIAVIVGPIWLGLLTAVYYYKGFNKRNFQAEDSDKELISDERAG
- a CDS encoding PucR family transcriptional regulator, producing the protein MFKTTFDSLEEFAETISIAIQCPITIEDANHRLIAYSSHNEQTDTARISTIISRRVPEKVVNQLWKDGTIPALLKTSDPVRVRCNQEIGLGDRVAISIRNQEELLGFIWALEVGRTLGEEEMRLLKSAADAAKSKLLQLQIRKNKKEDRKQEFFWKLLTGHLKEEEEINENCNLLQLNSSFPFVIAAFDFGRNISTQEEKRITYLLYTFSDIKPILHTIDCNLLILLIAVNQGSGNSDITGKFYGSFAGKIASHIGTQVSIRPAFSSPHRDYRDTEKAYKEALAVLSIKKKFPNETGKIHSYQKLGIYQLMDIVLEKRKDTSYENPSLSRLREYDLKHHTNLEETLEVFLSADSNANDAAKALNIHANTLNYRLKRISEIGEINFKDPNQKFLLYLDLKLAKF
- the ald gene encoding alanine dehydrogenase, giving the protein MIIGVPKEIKNNENRVALTPAGVVSFTKAGHKVIIEKNAGLGSGFANETYEEAGAELIESASSVWSQADMIMKVKEPLESEYGYFRQGLILFTYLHLAAEPALAKALTEKGVIAIAYETVEVNRTLPLLTPMSEVAGRMAAQIGAQFLQKTNGGLGILLSGVPGVNRGKVTIIGGGIVGTNAAKMAVGLGADVTIIDLNAERLRQLDDIFGTQIKTLMSNPFNIAEAVKEADLVIGAVLIPGAKAPKLVTEEMVKSMKPGAVIVDVAIDQGGIFETSDHVTTHDNPIYIKHGVVHYSVANMPGAVPRTSTIALTNVTVPYALQIANKGVFKAIVDNPHLKPGVNTANGEVTYEAVARDLGYTYMPVETALEKELSSI
- the alr gene encoding alanine racemase, whose translation is MKIDSFRDTWAEVSLEAVRGNLRQFKKFIGGEIKLMAVVKADGYGHGAVQVANAALSAGADYLAVAILDEAMELRNAGISTPLLVLGHTPERSVRTAISSQITLSVASMDMLNWIISEAKQLKLEAVIHLKIDTGMSRFGITSQKEAVEIAKKAAASKYIRLEGIFTHFANADNPDTAYTLHQFERFQRILGKISDAGIEIPIKHCCNSAGAMNFPAMHLDMVRIGIAMYGLYPDASLKAHPIKLRQALSVKTKISMVKKVPADRPVGYGCTWAAPYESILATLPIGYADGFSRLLSNRVNLLIKGAKAPIAGRVCMDQIILDVTAIVDCQPGDTVTIFGTDGSAFQSVDDVAAIIGTINYEVVCLVGKRIPRIYTDSVAQEPCNDDFAAHYLEFGAI
- the thiT gene encoding energy-coupled thiamine transporter ThiT; translation: MEKRKTLFLVEVAIFSALAYLLDLAAGFFSFKIWAQGGSISIAMVPIFLMAYRWGVKGGLLTGFLLGLLQVALGTPYIIHPVQGALDYFVAFTVVGFAGVFAASARKVKEEGNRRRWMSYIISGIFLGSVLRFMAHFIGGVVFFADSAPEGTPAALFSFLYNGSYMLPNAILCSIIVILVFNASPRLISSQGGGKTLNNHL